The stretch of DNA CCATTCTCCTTTTTCGGTTTTTCCTACATAATAATGGTTGGTAACTGTATCATTACAAGTATAGATATCAACTCCGTCATTTCTTAGTTGGTGGCCGGCATTCCACTCAGATCTTTTGGCCGGATCACTTACCCATAGATTGATAAAGTCCTTATCCATATATGCAGAACCCATTCTTCCCAAATCATAATCTGTGGCGAAAATCCTTCCCGGAACCTGATGATTTTTGAACGGCTTTGTTGAAGCATCGGTTACTTGTCTGAACATGGCATCAATCACGTCATTTTTTATTTCAGTATTACTAAATTTATAATGGTCGGCAATTTTCATTAAAGCTTTTGTTGCGAATTCTTTAGACGGTTTTTTACCCCCGTTTTTCCAATAATCTAGTAACTGTTGGTACTCAGGTGTGATTTTTACATTGGCAATTCCAGCTGTATTATCAATTTTTTTCATGGGCCAGAACGCATACCCGATATTATGTTTATCCATGAGTTGGATCAGTTCTGTAAACCATACATTGGAGTTTTCTCCAGTCTCTCCCAGCCAGATAGGAATATTATGCTTCTCTCTTAAATCCAGTATTCCCTTTATGGTAGCATCATCATTATTGTTCCAATATTTATGGAAACTAAAAACGATATTCTTATCCCAGATTGGTATTAAGCCATTATAATTATTTCCCCAGCCATTTCCTTCAAGAATGATGATGTGCTTTTTGTCAACCTCACGAATGGCTTCCGTAATCTCTTTTTGCAGTTTCCAAAGTGGAGCGTTGGACATTTCGTCCGTTCCGTTTGGATTTTTTCCGGTAAAATTAATATTAGGCTCGTTAATAAGATCATATCCTCCGATCCAGGGTTCATCCTTATATCGTTCTGCCAGCTTTTTCCATAGAGCAATAGTCTTTTTTTGATTATCTTCATTCTCCCATAGGGAAGGTTTTGATTGATCATTATCAGAAATGTTTACATCATTTCCCTGTCCTCCCGGAGCAGCATGAAGGTCTAATATCAGATATATTTTATTGTCTGCACACCATTTCAATAAGTCATCCGTCATTTTAAAGCCTTCTTCCAGCCAGGTGTCTTGACCCTTTACCGGTTCTTTTTCAATAGGTAATGTATGCAAATTGTAATGCATAGGAAGCCTGATGGAATTGAAGCCTGATTGTGCCAAGAAGTCAATATCCTGTTTTGTGATTCCATTTTTCAAATAAGCCTTATAGAATTCATTCATCCCGTTTTCACCAATCAATTCTGCAATTTTTTCTTTGATTTTATATTGTGGGCCGGCAAAATCTGCTGTTTTTAGCATATATCCCTCCTGTAGCATCCATCCGCCTAAACCAAGACCTTTAAGCTGAATATTTTCACCTTTATCATTAACGATTTTCTGACCGTCTGTTCTTAATAATTGTGATGTCCCAAATTGAGACAATAAAAGTGCGGATAATAGGATGGTTCTTTTCATAGTTTTGATTTTATAAAATTATGGGATAATGATTAGAATCGATTCTTCTTTTAATAATCACAAATATATTTAAAAATTATTGAATTAAATTAAAATTCCTCTTTAAATAGATGAAGTATTTAAAGAGGAAATGTGTTTTAGATTTAAATTCTTAGCCCTTGAGACTATTGATTTGGGTTGATACTAAAATCCACTAAATCTAATCTATTAGTACGAGTCGATATTAATTAGCTGATCAGTTTCATGATTTCCAAAGCTACTTTCAAGGCTTCGGTTCCATCTTCTAATGATACTTCTACATTTTTATTTTCTGTGATAGAATCAGCAAAAGAATTCAGCTCGTCTAAAATTGCATTATTAGGCTGGATATTTGGATATTCAAATAAAATCTGATTCTTTTCTCCCTCAGCATTTTCAATGATCATATCAAATGGAGTAGGAGTTTCAGGAGCATCTTTCATGCGGATAACTTCTGCTTTTTTCTCTAAAAAGTCAACTGATATATAAGCGTCTTTCTGGAAGAAGCGACTTTTACGCATAGCTTTCATGGAGATTCTTGAAGTAGTAAGATTGGCAACACAGCCATTTTCAAATTCTATCCTTGCATTAGCAATATCCGGAGTTTTACTTACGACACACACACCACTGGCATGAATATTTTTTACCTTAGACTTAACCATGCTCAATAAAATGTCCAGATCATGAATCATTAAATCCAGAACTACAGAAACATCCGTACCACGGGGGTTGAACTCAGCCAGTCTGTGGATTTCGATAAACATTGGATTTTTGATATATTCCTTGGTAGCCATGAAAGCCGGATTATATCTTTCAACATGTCCTACCTGAGCTTTTATTCCATTTTCTTGACATTTATGAAGGATTTCTTCAGCTTGCTCCAAAGTCTGTGTAACCGGTTTTTCAATGAAAAAATGAAGCCCTTTTTCAATAGCTTTTAAAGCATAATCATAATGATAAACTGTGGGAGTTACAATATCCAGCATATCGATCTGGTCCAATAGTTCATCAAAATTTTCAAAATATTTATATCCGAATTCGGCTTCTAATTTTTTTCCGTTTTCTACATCTTTATCATGGAATCCTACAAAGTCATATCTATCTGATTGATTGAGAAGTCTTAAGTGTATTTTTCCTAAATGTCCGGCACCTACCAAACCTGCTTTCAACATAGCTTTTTTAATTTTTGTAAAGATATAAATTAGGTACGATATTTCAGATATAAAGACTTTTGACTTTAATCAGCAAAAATTGCGATGGTTTCCCTAAATCTAAAATCTAATTCTTATTTTTGTGAGAAACTAGTACCCGCTATCTAATAACTAACTATTATCTAATGACGCAAGATTCGTTTGTACATAAAGGAAAAAGAAAAATTTTAGTTGAGTATCTTCAACAAAGAATTGGGATTACGGATAAAAATGTACTTTCGGCAATGAATGAAGTTCCGAGACATCTTTTTATTGAAAGTATTTTTGAAGACTTTGCCTATGAAGACCGTGCCTTTCCAATTTTGGCACACCAGACCATTTCGCATCCTTCTACGGTTGCCGAACAATCAGAGCTATTACAGGTGATACCTGGAGAAAAGGTACTGGAAATTGGTACCGGCTGTGGATATCAGACTGCTGTTCTGTTAGCAATGAAAGCTTTGGTGTATACAGTAGAAAGACAAAAAGATTTATTTGATTTCTCTAAGAAAAAATTACGGGAGCTGCATCTTTTTCCAAAATTTCAGAGTTTTGGTGATGGCTTTGCTGGACTTCCTACCTTTGCTCCTTTTGATAAAATTATTGTGACTTGTGGGGCTTCTGTACTGCCTACCGAGCTATTAAAACAATTAAAAGTAGGTGGGAAAATGGTTATTCCATTGGGACCCACTGACGAGCAGGTTTTATACCGTTTTACAAAAATTTCTCCTACCGAAATAGAAAAAGAAGAGTTTGGTGCGTATAAATTTGTTCCGATGCTCAACAATACCAATACCTAAATACCCATTATACCTGACACATCAGATTGTAGCGAGAATAGGAAAAATCCAATCTGAAGATTTGTAATCGTCTTTGTGAAACTGATCAGGTTAAAATAATTTTTTAGCGAAGGGAGTTGAAAATAATTGCTTTATAAAACCTTTTATAAAGCTTTCCTGCTTTATTCCGATAGTTTATAATCGATTCATATGATTTTTCGGAATGAAAATTGGAGCATTTTTATTACCTAATCACTTAAATCTTATTATTATGGACACCAACAGATTTAAATCTTCACACGATTTTAGTAATCTTCAGAAAAACTTGCATAATAATCCAGGCTATAGTGTAGAAAGCTATTCTCAGCAGGTCAAGGATTATATGAACGATATGAAAAGCAAGAATAAGGAAGCAACCAAACAGGACTTTATGAGCCAGGCTCAAAAATCAGCAAAGGATGTTTGGGAAGACATGCAGGATATGGCTTCTAAAGCTTGGGACGAAAACAATGAGCAATCCAGCAAACAGAAATAATTTTAAATACTAAAGTTAAAAACCTCACCTGTGTTATGAGTGAGGTTTTTTATTTTTAAATACATAAAAAGGAAAAATAATGAAGGTTTTTATCAATAAAAGAATTCCTGAAACAGGAATCAAAATGCTTGAAGATGCAGGTTTGGAGATTATCATTCCTGAAAATGGCAATTTATCTCAGGAAGAATGGTTGAGCTATTGTAAAAATACAGACACTATTTTGAATGTGGGAAATCATACATTCGACCATGATTTTTTTGATGAATGTCCGAATGTCAAAGCCGTTGCTTTATATTCCGTAGGGTTTGATCATGTGGATATTAAGGCAGCTAATCAAAAAGGGGTGCCGATAGGAAATACACCGGATGTTTTGAGTAATGCTACTTCTGATGTAGCTTTTTTACTGATGCAGTCGGTAGCAAGACGGGCAAGTTATAATTTTCAGAAAGTAAAAGAAGGAAATTGGGGAGACTTTGATCCATTGCACGCATTAGGCCAAGAATTGTATGGTAAAACATTAGGTATTTTTGGATTAGGAAGGATCGGATTTGAAATGGCTAAAAAATCTCAGAAAGCTTTTGATATGAATATTATCTACCATAACAGACATCATAACGAAGAAGCGGAAAGAGAACTTAATGCCCGATATGTTTCTTTTGATGAGTTGATCGAGCAATCTGATGTTCTAAGTGTTCATGCTAATTTTATTCCTGAACAAAAAGACCTTTTCAACCGTTCGGTTTTTGAGAAGATGAGACCTGATTCTATTTTTATTAATACTGCAAGAGGTGGTTTTCATCATCAGACCGATTTATATGAAGCTCTTGTGTCTAAACAAATCTGGGGTGCGGGTCTGGATGTTACCAATCCTGAGCCTATGTTTAAAGAGGATCCTATTCTTGGTCTTTCAAATGTCTGTGTATTGCCACACATCGGCTCAGCCACGATAGAAGCCAGAAATGGAATGGCGAAATTAGCAGCTGAAAATATCATAGCATTTTCAAAAGGTGAAAAAATGGCGAATTGTGTAAATCCTGAAGTATTTTCTAATAATTAACTAGGACTTGGAATTATTTTTGTTCTATAGGTAACATCAAATACAAAATATTATGGTACCTGAAGATAACATCAACGAGCAGAATAGAAAATTAAGAGAAATGGATTACAATCCTAATGAGGATTTGTTTAATAAAGAGAAGCATATTCCTCTCGATGGTGATGGCAATCCCATCCTCAACGAGGAGGATGAAGAATATGAAATGGAGATGGATCTGGATGTTCCCGGTTCAGATGAGGATAATGATATGGAGGAAATTGGATCCGAAGATGAAGAAAACAATTATTGGAGTACAAGTGACAATAAAGACGATCATGAAGAAGAAAATGACGATGTACTCACATAAAGAAATATTATAGAGCATATATAAATCCTTACTCGATCGAGTAAGGATTTTTTGTTTGTAATAATTATATGATATGATCGCAATATTCTAGGGATAAAACTCCTCTCCACATAAAGGCAATTTTTTACGTTTTCTTTGCTTTATATTTTCTAATTTGAATATCTTTAAAACTTTGAATTTTTAAATGTAGACTTAATATAACTATGACTTTCCAGGAACAAATACAACAAGGTATTCCTAATCAGTTACCGCAGCCAAAACCATACGAAACCAATATCAATCACGCGCCAAAACGTAAAGAAATTTTAGGAGAGGAGGAGAAAAAACTGGCATTGAAAAATGCTTTGCGTTATTTCGACCCTAAGTTTCATGCAGAGCTTTTACCTGAATTTAAAGAGGAATTAGAGCAGTATGGCAGAATTTATATGTATCGCTTTCGTCCGGATTATGAGATGAAAGCGCGTTCAATTTCGGAATATCCCGGAAAATCTGAACAAGCAAAATCAATTATGCTGATGATTCAGAATAATCTGGATTATGCAGTGGCTCAGCACCCGCACGAATTGATTACTTACGGTGGGAATGGAGCGGTTTTTCAGAACTGGGCACAATATCTTCTTACCATGAAGTATTTATCTGAAATGAATAATGAACAAACGTTGGTCATGTATTCGGGACATCCGATGGGGCTATTTCCTTCCCATAAAGATGCACCGAGAGTCGTGGTTACAAATGGAATGGTTATTCCCAATTATTCAAAGCCTGACGATTGGGAAAAGTTCAATGCATTAGGGGTTTCTCAATATGGGCAAATGACTGCGGGGAGCTATATGTATATTGGTCCGCAGGGAATTGTACACGGGACAACGATTACTGTTCTTAATGCGTTCAGAAAAATAAAAAAAGAACCTCAGGGAGGGCTTTTTGTTACTTCAGGATTAGGAGGAATGAGTGGAGCTCAGCCAAAAGCTGGAAATATTGCAGGTTGTGTAACGGTTTGTGCTGAGGTTAATCCTAAGATCACCAAGATCCGACATGAGCAAAAATGGGTAAACGAAATCCATGAGAACCTGGATGAATTGGTTGAACGAGTGAAAAAAGCTCAGGAAAATAAAGAAACTGTTTCGCTTGCTTATCTTGGAAACATCGTTGAGATTTGGGAAAAGTTTGATCAGGAAAATCTAAGAATAGATATTGGTTCAGATCAGACCTCTCTTCACAACCCTTGGGCAGGAGGGTATTATCCGGTAGGCCAGAGTTTTGAAGAATCCAATACCATGATGGCAGAAAATCCTGAGTTGTTTAAAGAAAAGGTGCAGGAAACATTAAGAAGACACGCTGCAGCTATTAATAAACATAACGAAAAAGGAACATATTTCTTTGATTATGGAAATGCCTTTTTATTAGAAGCTTCAAGAGCCGGAGCAGATGTTATGGCAGAAAATCCAACATTAGGAAGGGAGTTTAAATTCCCGAGCTATGTTCAGGATATTATGGGACCTATGTGTTTTGATTATGGTTTCGGGCCTTTCCGTTGGGTTTGTACAAGTGGAAAGCCGGAGGATTTACATAAAACAGATGATATTGCATGCCAGATTTTAGAGGAGATTCAGCAAAATTCTCCGGAAGAGATCCAACAGCAAATGAAAGATAACATTCAGTGGATTAAAGGAGCTCAGGAAAACAAACTGGTTGTCGGCTCTCAGGCTAGAATTCTTTATGCTGATGCAGAAGGAAGAATGAAGATTGCGGAAGCTTTTAATAAAGCCATCAGAAATGGAGAGATTGGGCCTGTTGTACTGGGTAGAGACCATCATGACGTTTCAGGAACAGATTCGCCTTACAGGGAAACCTCTAATATTTATGATGGATCAAGATTCACTGCGGATATGGCTATTCATAATGTAATAGGAGATAGCTTCCGTGGCGCAACTTGGGTATCCATCCATAATGGTGGTGGCGTTGGCTGGGGAGAAGTGATTAATGGCGGTTTTGGTATGCTGTTGGACGGAAGTGAAGATGCAGACAGAAGACTCAAGTCAATGCTTTTCTGGGATGTAAACAATGGAATTTCCAGAAGAAGCTGGGCAAGGAATGAAGGAGCTATTTTTGCCATCAAGCGAGCAATGGAAGTAGAGCCTAATTTAAAAGTAACACTTCCTAATATAGTGGATGATAATTTATTATAATTTTTTGAAAAATATTCATAAGGAAACTTTGCTTGTTGCAAAGTTTTCTTATTTTTACGCAAAACTATGAGAAAGTGAAAATTTTAATATCTGAACCATGCCATGAAAACTGGAATGAAATGACTCTTGATGAGAAAGAAAGATTCTGTAATGTTTGTAGCAAAACGGTTCATGATTTTAGTGGCTTTTCAGATGAAGATCTTGTTAATACCTTTAAAACAAATAAAAATGTTTGTGGAAAATTTACAGGAGATCAATTGGGAAGAAATTTAGATTTTCACTGTTAAGTAAAATCGCTTTAGGACTACTGACTACAGTAGGAGGCATTTCAACATACATGCTCAGGAGATGAAAAATGATGAAGTGAAAAAAGTTGATTTTAAAAAAGGGATTGAAGGAATAGAAGTAATTAATGGCACTTTACGTAAAACTGTGTGGGTAGGGATGCCAACAAAAGAAGATTTGGAATCTACAAATCCATTGATTTTATTAGATGGTAAAAAGATTTCGGAAGATAAAATGAAGAGGATAAATCCGGATAAAGTTAATAGTGTGAAAGTGTTTTCAGGTGAAGGAGCAAAAAAGCTATACGGCTCCGCCGGAGAATTTGGAGTGATCATTATTGAAAGTAAGAAGAATAACTAAAGATAATTATTTTGTTTTGAGTTTAATTTCATTTTAATTGTAAAATATGCCTTTGAAAAGATATACTGCTAAATTTGAAAAGAGAGGATTAACCTTATTTTCAGAAAGTAATTCTGAAATAGGAAAAATCACAAGAGCAAGTAAAATTATCTCCTGGAAAAAATGTATTGTATGCGACTCTAAGAGATATCACATCAGGAGTACCGGCTTTTTATGGAATGACATAGAACTGTCAGACGGTAGAAAAGTGATTTATTATACAGATTTTGGCAAAGACAGAATTGTAAAAGCAGGTGAAGATATAAGGGTTTGCCACTTTGAACTTGGAAAAGGAATGAGGCTTTACGAGCAAAAGAAATTAATTATCGATATTCAGCCCCATACCAAATGGTTTAAGAATCCTGTTTTTACTATTGAGATGGATGATTCTGTAGATGAGGCATTAGCTTTATTATTCCTATATTATTCCAGTAAATAATACAATCAGATAAAATAAAAGGCTCAGCATAATACTATGCTGAGTTTGTTTTTTTAGCTCTACATTAATTTTAATTCAAATGATGGTCAAATAGACTAAATCTATTAATCATGTGTTTTTAAAATCAATTGTAACGTCTACCTTTATTTTGTTAAAAAAACAGACACTCAAATAAAAAATAAAATATGGATTCAGTACATCACCAGTCGTTTCACGATATTTTCAAATCTGAAAATGAGATACCTGAAGAATATAAAGTCCCCGAAATTCATCAGAGAACCTATCTGTTAAATGGAGAGCTTGTTGAATGGAAAGGAGAGGTAATGGATATCTATTCTCCTGTTTGCATTCCTACGGAAAATGGCTTACAGAGGAAGTTATTGGGGAGTATTCCCAATACAAGCCCTAAAGAGGCTATGGAAGCTCTTGAAGCATCGGTCAATGCTTATGATAACGGATTGGGAGAATGGCCTACAATGTCTGTGGAAGAGCGGATAAAATGCATGCAGAAATTTGTGTATCTGATGATCCAGCAACGTGATCTTGTTATTAAATTGTTGATGTGGGAAATTGGAAAGACATTAGCTGATTCTACCAAAGAATTTGACCGTACTGTAGATTATATTAACCAAACGATTGATGCATTGAAGGATTTGGATCGGGAGTCATCCCGTTTTCAGGAAGCGGAAGGAACTATTGCACAGATCAGACGAGCCCCGTTGGGAGTAGTCTTAAGCATGGGGCCTTTTAATTATCCTTTGAATGAGATTTTTACTACGCTGATTCCTGCATTAATTATGGGGAATACCATTTTATTTAAACTTCCAAAACATGGTGTTTTAGCTCATTATCCATTGTTAAAAGCTTTTAAAGAATCCTTTCCTAAAGGAATGGTCAATACTTTGTATGGTAAAGGTTCGGAAATTATCACTCCTATTATGGAAAGTGGTAAAGTAAATGTGTTGGCTTTTATCGGATCAAGTAAAGTGGCTAATGGTCTCAAAAAGCTGCATCCAAAAATAAATCGTTTAAGAGCTATTTTGAGTCTGGATGCTAAAAATGCGGCAATTGTTACCAAAAATGCCAATCTTGATGTTGCGGTAAGTGAATGTATTCTTGGGGCGCTTTCATTCAATGGTCAACGTTGTACAGCCCTTAAGCTGATATTTGTGCAGAAAGATGTGGCTGATGAGTTTATTGAAAAACTAAATAAGGCGGTATCCGCTTTAAAGCCCGGGTTGCCATGGGAGAAAGATGTGAAAATAACACCGCTTCCTGAAGTGAATAAACCTCCTTATCTTAAGGAGTGTATTGATGATGCTCTTGCACATGGTGCTAAAGTTATTAATGAAAATGGAGGGTATACAGAGGCTTCTTTTGTGTTCCCGGCTATAGTATATCCGGTAAACAGTGAGATGAAATTGTATCATGAAGAGCAGTTCGGTCCTGTAATTCCTGTTGTTCCTTTTGACCATATAGATGAGCCGATTGACTATCAGGTCAATGCTTCTCATGGGATGCAGGTAAGTATTTTCAGTGAAGATGCCCATGAAGTATCTAAGCTGATTGACCCGTTTGTTAACCTTGTAAGTCGTGTTAATATCAATTGTCAGGCACAACGTGGCCCGGATGTTTTTCCGTTTACCGGAAGAAAAGATAGTGCGGAAGGTACGCTTTCTGTTTTTGATGCGTTGAGGTCTTTTTCTATAAGATCTTTAGTAGCCGCAAAATTAACGGAATCAAATAAGAAACTGTTAAATACAATTGTAAGAGAACATAATTCGAATTTCCTGAGTACAGATTATCTATTTTAAGATAAATATCTCATAATAAGAACCACAATAAATCATGTTTATTGTGGTTTTTTTCTACTAATCTTATTTTTATTTATTTTTTTTACAAATAGGTGTAACATTTTTAGCGAAATGTCACTAACTCTATAGAGCTAGAAACCATGACCCTCATACAGCAAGAATTTTTAGAAAAAATTGAAAAACATAAAGGAATCATTTTTAAGATTTCTAAAATGTACATGGATCATAAAGATGATCGTGATGATCTTTTTCAGGAAATTATTGGTCAGGTTTGGAAGGCTTACCCAGATTTTGAAGGACAAAGTGAATTTTCCACATGGTTGTACAGGATTGCTTTAAATATAGCTATTGTTTTTTTAAAGTCAGAGAAGAAAAGAGGTTTTATAACCAACGAAGATTTTTCTAATTACAAAGTGATACAGGATGATTATGATGATGAAAAAGAAGAAAAACTGGCTGATATGTACAAGGCAATTCACCAACTAAACCCGATAGACAAAGCTTTTATATTTTACTATCTGGAAGATTTTTCAGGAAAAGAAATTGCAGAACAGATGGGAATTTCTGAAGGTAATGTAAGAGTGAAGATGAATCGGGCTAAAAATAAGCTGAAGGATATTTTAAGCTCAAATAACTACTAATTTTTAAATCAATACCAATGAATATAGATGAACTAAAAAATACATGGAGTGAGGATGTTTCTTCGGAAATCCCTGAAATCAGTATTGAAAATAAAAATAAGATTAACCTCCCATTGGAAAGGATGCGTAAAAATATGCGGATGGAATTTTTTTCCACTATTGGAATATTTATTTTTGGATTTGCTATTGTATGGCTTTGTGGGGCGCCGTTTAAGTTTAAATTTTATCTTACCATTTTATTGGCTTCTATGGTATTGGTGACATTTTTCTTTTTTAGTAAATTTTTCAGGTTGTATAAAGATATCAGTGATCCGGTATTGAAGACGTATGAAGGTTTGAAAGATCTTTTGTATCAGTTTAACCTGAATAAGCAATACTACCTTTCATTCTATCTTACTTTTGTTCCTTTTCTTGTTTGTGAGATTATTATTGTTATAGAGTTTATTCCAAGGCCTGTGCCACTAGGCGACTCCACAATAGCAATTGTCTTGATTGGATCCGTTAGCTTTGGATTAGTATTGTTATATTTTTTAGGAAACTGGTGGTTCAGTAAATTATACGGGAAGTATATCACAAGAGTTGAAAATCTC from Chryseobacterium piperi encodes:
- a CDS encoding urocanate hydratase, whose translation is MTFQEQIQQGIPNQLPQPKPYETNINHAPKRKEILGEEEKKLALKNALRYFDPKFHAELLPEFKEELEQYGRIYMYRFRPDYEMKARSISEYPGKSEQAKSIMLMIQNNLDYAVAQHPHELITYGGNGAVFQNWAQYLLTMKYLSEMNNEQTLVMYSGHPMGLFPSHKDAPRVVVTNGMVIPNYSKPDDWEKFNALGVSQYGQMTAGSYMYIGPQGIVHGTTITVLNAFRKIKKEPQGGLFVTSGLGGMSGAQPKAGNIAGCVTVCAEVNPKITKIRHEQKWVNEIHENLDELVERVKKAQENKETVSLAYLGNIVEIWEKFDQENLRIDIGSDQTSLHNPWAGGYYPVGQSFEESNTMMAENPELFKEKVQETLRRHAAAINKHNEKGTYFFDYGNAFLLEASRAGADVMAENPTLGREFKFPSYVQDIMGPMCFDYGFGPFRWVCTSGKPEDLHKTDDIACQILEEIQQNSPEEIQQQMKDNIQWIKGAQENKLVVGSQARILYADAEGRMKIAEAFNKAIRNGEIGPVVLGRDHHDVSGTDSPYRETSNIYDGSRFTADMAIHNVIGDSFRGATWVSIHNGGGVGWGEVINGGFGMLLDGSEDADRRLKSMLFWDVNNGISRRSWARNEGAIFAIKRAMEVEPNLKVTLPNIVDDNLL
- a CDS encoding Gfo/Idh/MocA family protein; this encodes MLKAGLVGAGHLGKIHLRLLNQSDRYDFVGFHDKDVENGKKLEAEFGYKYFENFDELLDQIDMLDIVTPTVYHYDYALKAIEKGLHFFIEKPVTQTLEQAEEILHKCQENGIKAQVGHVERYNPAFMATKEYIKNPMFIEIHRLAEFNPRGTDVSVVLDLMIHDLDILLSMVKSKVKNIHASGVCVVSKTPDIANARIEFENGCVANLTTSRISMKAMRKSRFFQKDAYISVDFLEKKAEVIRMKDAPETPTPFDMIIENAEGEKNQILFEYPNIQPNNAILDELNSFADSITENKNVEVSLEDGTEALKVALEIMKLIS
- a CDS encoding cellulase family glycosylhydrolase, yielding MKRTILLSALLLSQFGTSQLLRTDGQKIVNDKGENIQLKGLGLGGWMLQEGYMLKTADFAGPQYKIKEKIAELIGENGMNEFYKAYLKNGITKQDIDFLAQSGFNSIRLPMHYNLHTLPIEKEPVKGQDTWLEEGFKMTDDLLKWCADNKIYLILDLHAAPGGQGNDVNISDNDQSKPSLWENEDNQKKTIALWKKLAERYKDEPWIGGYDLINEPNINFTGKNPNGTDEMSNAPLWKLQKEITEAIREVDKKHIIILEGNGWGNNYNGLIPIWDKNIVFSFHKYWNNNDDATIKGILDLREKHNIPIWLGETGENSNVWFTELIQLMDKHNIGYAFWPMKKIDNTAGIANVKITPEYQQLLDYWKNGGKKPSKEFATKALMKIADHYKFSNTEIKNDVIDAMFRQVTDASTKPFKNHQVPGRIFATDYDLGRMGSAYMDKDFINLWVSDPAKRSEWNAGHQLRNDGVDIYTCNDTVTNHYYVGKTEKGEWIQYTIHSKADKSYVFDIRYSSVADSKIRIENASGQQLVTVSLSSTGGKENWKTISVKGIKLQKGDNKIRFVFENEGINLNYFEVKQ
- a CDS encoding NADP-dependent glyceraldehyde-3-phosphate dehydrogenase, yielding MDSVHHQSFHDIFKSENEIPEEYKVPEIHQRTYLLNGELVEWKGEVMDIYSPVCIPTENGLQRKLLGSIPNTSPKEAMEALEASVNAYDNGLGEWPTMSVEERIKCMQKFVYLMIQQRDLVIKLLMWEIGKTLADSTKEFDRTVDYINQTIDALKDLDRESSRFQEAEGTIAQIRRAPLGVVLSMGPFNYPLNEIFTTLIPALIMGNTILFKLPKHGVLAHYPLLKAFKESFPKGMVNTLYGKGSEIITPIMESGKVNVLAFIGSSKVANGLKKLHPKINRLRAILSLDAKNAAIVTKNANLDVAVSECILGALSFNGQRCTALKLIFVQKDVADEFIEKLNKAVSALKPGLPWEKDVKITPLPEVNKPPYLKECIDDALAHGAKVINENGGYTEASFVFPAIVYPVNSEMKLYHEEQFGPVIPVVPFDHIDEPIDYQVNASHGMQVSIFSEDAHEVSKLIDPFVNLVSRVNINCQAQRGPDVFPFTGRKDSAEGTLSVFDALRSFSIRSLVAAKLTESNKKLLNTIVREHNSNFLSTDYLF
- a CDS encoding 2-hydroxyacid dehydrogenase, with amino-acid sequence MKVFINKRIPETGIKMLEDAGLEIIIPENGNLSQEEWLSYCKNTDTILNVGNHTFDHDFFDECPNVKAVALYSVGFDHVDIKAANQKGVPIGNTPDVLSNATSDVAFLLMQSVARRASYNFQKVKEGNWGDFDPLHALGQELYGKTLGIFGLGRIGFEMAKKSQKAFDMNIIYHNRHHNEEAERELNARYVSFDELIEQSDVLSVHANFIPEQKDLFNRSVFEKMRPDSIFINTARGGFHHQTDLYEALVSKQIWGAGLDVTNPEPMFKEDPILGLSNVCVLPHIGSATIEARNGMAKLAAENIIAFSKGEKMANCVNPEVFSNN
- a CDS encoding protein-L-isoaspartate(D-aspartate) O-methyltransferase, with the translated sequence MTQDSFVHKGKRKILVEYLQQRIGITDKNVLSAMNEVPRHLFIESIFEDFAYEDRAFPILAHQTISHPSTVAEQSELLQVIPGEKVLEIGTGCGYQTAVLLAMKALVYTVERQKDLFDFSKKKLRELHLFPKFQSFGDGFAGLPTFAPFDKIIVTCGASVLPTELLKQLKVGGKMVIPLGPTDEQVLYRFTKISPTEIEKEEFGAYKFVPMLNNTNT
- a CDS encoding RNA polymerase sigma factor yields the protein MTLIQQEFLEKIEKHKGIIFKISKMYMDHKDDRDDLFQEIIGQVWKAYPDFEGQSEFSTWLYRIALNIAIVFLKSEKKRGFITNEDFSNYKVIQDDYDDEKEEKLADMYKAIHQLNPIDKAFIFYYLEDFSGKEIAEQMGISEGNVRVKMNRAKNKLKDILSSNNY